In Candidatus Planktophila sp., one genomic interval encodes:
- a CDS encoding electron transfer flavoprotein subunit beta/FixA family protein, with the protein MKIAVCIKQVPDSWAEKKMVDGLLDRVHVDAVLNDLDEYAIEEALRIAEAHGGNDEGGPHTVTVISMGPERASESIRKALSMGANGAILISDSALAGADALMTSKVLSTAISQGEFDLIICGTESTDARMSVVPAMIAERLGCAQLTFASAVTVDPSVKRVTITRVTETGVEEMYGEFPVVVSVVEKINEPRYPSFKGIMAAKKKTIETVNIASLGISIENQWSVVVDASLRPVRAAGVIITDDGTAGDQIVAFLVEKKLI; encoded by the coding sequence ATGAAGATTGCTGTCTGCATTAAGCAAGTCCCAGATTCATGGGCAGAGAAGAAGATGGTTGATGGATTACTAGATCGAGTACATGTAGATGCAGTCCTCAATGATCTCGATGAGTACGCCATTGAAGAGGCGTTGCGTATCGCCGAAGCACATGGCGGTAACGATGAGGGCGGACCACATACCGTAACTGTGATTTCAATGGGTCCAGAGCGTGCAAGCGAATCAATTCGAAAGGCGCTCTCAATGGGGGCAAATGGTGCGATCTTAATTAGCGATTCCGCGCTTGCAGGAGCCGACGCGCTCATGACGTCGAAAGTTTTGTCTACCGCTATTTCACAGGGCGAGTTTGATCTTATTATCTGCGGAACAGAATCAACGGATGCGCGAATGAGTGTTGTACCAGCAATGATTGCCGAACGCCTTGGATGTGCTCAGCTTACTTTTGCCTCAGCGGTAACAGTCGACCCTTCGGTAAAAAGAGTGACCATTACTCGCGTCACTGAAACTGGAGTTGAAGAGATGTACGGGGAGTTTCCAGTTGTTGTATCGGTAGTTGAAAAGATTAATGAACCACGTTACCCATCATTTAAAGGCATCATGGCCGCAAAGAAAAAAACAATTGAAACGGTAAACATTGCAAGCCTTGGGATTTCAATTGAAAACCAATGGTCCGTCGTCGTTGATGCATCACTTAGACCGGTTCGCGCCGCGGGTGTCATAATTACCGATGATGGTACCGCTGGAGATCAAATTGTTGCCTTTCTAGTAGAAAAAAAGCTGATATGA
- a CDS encoding electron transfer flavoprotein subunit alpha/FixB family protein, translating into MSDVLILADFIGAKLSRTTAELATAAARIAEVTAVVLAPVGKGSSYSAAVSHGPIAKVLVVESDSFETHGVAASADVLNQIITMKAPRAVLIASHAFGKEVAGRVAVKSNSGIITDAVDISAELIATQLVFGGSTTVHSKISHGVPIITVRPNSITPDMQEVHPIIETLIMEIGDNAKKSVVTSVQPPEEGGRPELTEADIVVSGGRGTNGDFSAVEAFADSLGAAVGASRAATDAGWYPHSHQVGQTGKTVSPQLYVACGISGAIQHRAGMQTSKAILVINKDPEAPIFEIADFGVVGDLFSVLPKATEGINARKA; encoded by the coding sequence ATGAGCGATGTATTAATTCTCGCCGACTTTATCGGTGCAAAATTGAGTAGGACCACAGCCGAGCTTGCTACCGCCGCTGCACGAATTGCAGAGGTTACTGCAGTAGTACTTGCACCCGTTGGTAAAGGTTCTTCTTATTCAGCCGCAGTTTCTCACGGTCCAATTGCTAAAGTTTTGGTCGTGGAATCAGATAGTTTCGAAACTCATGGGGTAGCAGCTTCGGCCGATGTTCTGAATCAAATAATTACAATGAAAGCCCCACGTGCAGTGTTAATTGCATCGCATGCATTTGGAAAAGAAGTCGCAGGTCGAGTAGCAGTAAAAAGTAACTCTGGAATAATTACCGATGCCGTCGACATTAGCGCCGAATTAATTGCCACCCAGCTGGTTTTTGGTGGCTCTACTACAGTGCACTCCAAAATCTCTCACGGAGTACCAATTATTACTGTGCGCCCAAACTCCATCACTCCAGATATGCAAGAGGTTCATCCAATAATTGAAACTCTCATAATGGAAATTGGGGATAATGCTAAAAAGAGTGTTGTTACTTCGGTGCAGCCACCCGAAGAAGGCGGACGTCCAGAGTTGACTGAAGCCGACATCGTAGTTTCGGGTGGGCGTGGAACAAATGGAGATTTCTCCGCAGTAGAGGCATTTGCCGATTCACTAGGCGCGGCAGTTGGTGCATCACGTGCGGCGACAGATGCCGGTTGGTATCCACATTCTCACCAAGTTGGTCAGACTGGTAAGACGGTAAGTCCACAGTTATATGTCGCCTGCGGTATTTCCGGTGCGATTCAACATAGAGCTGGCATGCAAACTAGTAAAGCGATCCTTGTTATCAATAAAGATCCTGAGGCACCGATTTTCGAAATCGCCGATTTTGGCGTAGTTGGTGATCTCTTTTCGGTCTTACCAAAGGCCACGGAGGGCATTAACGCACGTAAAGCCTAG
- a CDS encoding cysteine desulfurase family protein produces MPSIYLDHAATTPIDARALAAMSDQAAALGNPSSLHTHGRATRKTLEDAREILAKEIGCLPSEIIFTASGTEANNIALKGLYWAGRVNGRNIVVISSIEHHAILDPAHWLATHEAAEVIEIPVNHNGTIDLEFLSNLVDKRGNEIAVISVMHSNNETGVLQPISDVVSIAGEIPVHSDAVQSFKKVPLSFSQLGLTAMSLSAHKISGPLGIGALILKRTVEIPSLLHGGGQEREIRSGTFNAPGIVGFSTAAVSAIYNASVVSALRDLFILAVQRLFPDAIINGLASERLPGIVNVTFPGTQSDTLLLLMDGEHISCSTGSACSAGVHEASHVLLAMGHNEASAQSSLRFSFGATSTEQDCDFVVSVLPDVIARGRAAHSL; encoded by the coding sequence ATGCCATCGATTTACCTTGACCATGCAGCGACAACGCCAATTGATGCGCGCGCCCTTGCCGCCATGTCAGATCAGGCTGCGGCACTGGGTAATCCTTCAAGTCTGCACACGCATGGTCGCGCAACGAGAAAAACTTTAGAGGATGCGCGCGAAATTTTAGCTAAAGAGATTGGATGCCTGCCCAGCGAAATCATATTTACGGCATCAGGGACTGAGGCAAACAACATTGCTCTGAAAGGTCTGTATTGGGCTGGGCGAGTTAACGGGCGAAATATTGTTGTAATTTCAAGCATTGAGCATCATGCGATTTTAGATCCGGCTCATTGGCTGGCAACTCACGAGGCGGCCGAAGTAATTGAGATTCCAGTCAATCACAACGGAACCATTGATTTAGAGTTTCTCTCGAATCTAGTCGATAAACGCGGTAACGAGATTGCCGTTATTTCTGTGATGCATTCTAATAACGAGACTGGCGTGCTCCAACCCATTTCGGATGTTGTTTCAATTGCCGGTGAAATTCCAGTCCATAGTGATGCCGTGCAGAGTTTTAAAAAAGTTCCACTCTCATTTTCTCAACTAGGTCTGACTGCAATGAGTTTGAGTGCGCACAAAATCAGTGGACCGCTAGGAATCGGTGCGCTAATTTTAAAACGCACTGTTGAAATTCCTTCGCTATTACACGGTGGCGGACAAGAGCGAGAGATTCGAAGCGGTACGTTCAACGCCCCTGGAATTGTGGGTTTTTCCACTGCGGCGGTTAGTGCCATTTACAACGCCTCTGTAGTCAGCGCACTAAGAGATCTCTTTATCTTGGCCGTTCAACGCTTATTTCCAGATGCAATCATTAATGGTCTTGCATCAGAGCGCTTACCAGGAATTGTGAACGTAACTTTTCCTGGGACTCAAAGCGATACGCTGCTTTTACTTATGGATGGAGAACACATCTCCTGTTCCACTGGATCGGCATGTAGCGCTGGGGTGCATGAGGCCAGTCATGTTCTGCTTGCAATGGGACACAATGAAGCGTCAGCGCAGTCATCGCTTCGCTTTTCATTTGGTGCAACGAGTACCGAACAGGACTGTGACTTTGTTGTGTCAGTACTTCCCGATGTAATTGCTCGGGGAAGGGCGGCACACTCACTATGA
- the mnmA gene encoding tRNA 2-thiouridine(34) synthase MnmA: MKLIAAMSGGVDSAVAAARAVEAGHEVIGVHLALSANPQKYRSGARGCCTIEDSHDARRAADVIGIPFYIWDMAEEFHDGVVEDFLAEYAVGRTPNPCLRCNEKIKFAAVLDRARAMGFDGVVTGHYARTQVSESGKTLHRAVDHSKDQSYVLSVLTVEQISGAVFPLGDTTKVDIRKEAEARGLAVAQKPDSHDICFVPSGDNAGWLRDRLGSDVGPIVDQSGTKIGEHKGAYTYTIGQRKGLGLTIPTPDGSPRFVLKIEPVTNTVVVGAREDLAITTMRGERPVWCGPAVDDQKHQGFVQIRAHGAALACTYFIENGLLVAVLETPLLGLATGQAMVIYDGDRVVGSATICETQ; this comes from the coding sequence ATGAAATTAATTGCAGCGATGAGCGGCGGCGTTGATTCGGCAGTTGCCGCAGCGCGAGCCGTTGAGGCAGGCCATGAAGTAATAGGAGTGCACTTAGCGCTATCGGCCAACCCACAGAAATATCGCTCTGGTGCCCGAGGCTGTTGCACGATCGAGGACTCACATGATGCTCGCCGCGCCGCCGATGTGATCGGAATCCCTTTCTATATTTGGGATATGGCTGAAGAGTTTCATGACGGAGTCGTTGAAGATTTCTTAGCTGAATATGCTGTAGGTCGCACACCTAATCCATGTCTTCGGTGCAATGAAAAAATTAAGTTCGCAGCGGTTTTAGATCGTGCGCGTGCAATGGGTTTTGATGGAGTTGTCACTGGCCACTATGCCCGTACCCAGGTGAGTGAGAGCGGGAAAACTCTGCATCGCGCAGTCGATCACTCGAAGGATCAGTCATATGTACTATCGGTATTAACCGTCGAGCAAATTTCTGGCGCAGTTTTTCCATTAGGTGATACAACTAAAGTTGATATCAGAAAAGAGGCCGAAGCTCGTGGTTTGGCGGTCGCGCAAAAGCCTGACAGTCACGACATCTGTTTTGTTCCTTCAGGCGATAATGCTGGGTGGCTCCGTGATCGTTTAGGAAGTGATGTCGGTCCCATTGTTGATCAAAGCGGTACAAAAATCGGCGAGCATAAAGGCGCTTATACCTACACAATCGGTCAACGAAAAGGTTTAGGTTTAACGATTCCAACTCCTGATGGTTCACCGCGTTTTGTTTTAAAAATTGAACCCGTTACAAATACTGTGGTCGTTGGTGCCCGAGAAGATTTAGCAATTACGACTATGCGCGGTGAAAGGCCGGTTTGGTGTGGACCGGCCGTTGATGATCAAAAACATCAAGGCTTTGTTCAGATTCGTGCTCATGGTGCGGCGTTGGCCTGCACGTACTTTATTGAGAATGGATTACTTGTAGCGGTTTTGGAAACACCGCTCCTCGGACTTGCTACGGGTCAGGCGATGGTGATTTACGATGGCGACCGTGTAGTGGGCTCGGCAACAATCTGTGAGACGCAATAA
- the ligA gene encoding NAD-dependent DNA ligase LigA, translating to MSNQERHKISDLTKQIREHQFKYHVLDAPTISDAAFDQLLVQLKDLESKNPELREPDSPTLGIGGGFSTTFAQHDHIEKMMSLDNVFDLDELEAWFDRVEKEIEHPTYLCELKVDGLAINLTYKDGQLIRGLTRGNGVTGEDVTLNVKTIKNLPHELTGTKIPSLIEIRGEVFFPLAAFNELNDGLEESGKTLFANPRNAAAGSLRQKDPRVTATRPLSLIVHGVGARDGIEFKSQSQAYAVLKKLGLPTSNRFSVCASRTEVEKYIEYYGLHRHDVEHEIDGVVIKVDSMAEQSHLGFTSRAPKWAIAFKYPPEEVTTRLLDIKVSIGRTGRVTPFAFMEPVKVAGSTVTNATLHNASEIVRKGVLIGDVVVIRKAGDVIPEVLAPVVERRTGSEVAFVMPTHCPECGSALRAMSEGDVDIRCPNAQSCPAQLRERLYYIGSRAALDIDVLGYEAATALLDARIITDESDLFDVDKEKLATSDFFTKKDGELGLNVEKLLAALEKAKSAPLWRILVALSIRHVGPTAAQALATHCGSIEKIASSTAAELAEIDGVGTTIAESIIEWFALDWHREIIRKWAAAGVRVKAETIAQNRQTLTGLTFVVTGGLESYTRDSIAETITAHGGKAASAVSKKTDYLLVGIEPGSKLAKAQELGVPIIDEMRFKELLAGS from the coding sequence ATGAGTAATCAAGAACGTCACAAAATCTCTGATTTAACTAAGCAAATAAGAGAGCATCAATTTAAATACCATGTTTTAGATGCCCCAACAATTAGTGATGCCGCATTTGATCAATTACTTGTGCAACTTAAAGATCTAGAGTCTAAGAACCCTGAACTGCGCGAACCTGATTCACCAACCCTTGGCATTGGTGGGGGATTTTCAACGACGTTTGCCCAGCATGACCACATTGAGAAGATGATGAGCTTGGACAATGTATTTGATCTGGATGAGTTAGAGGCTTGGTTTGATCGAGTTGAAAAAGAGATTGAGCACCCTACATATCTGTGCGAGCTCAAAGTTGATGGATTGGCAATAAACCTGACTTACAAAGATGGCCAATTAATTCGGGGATTAACCCGTGGTAACGGCGTCACAGGAGAAGATGTGACTCTCAATGTTAAGACAATTAAGAATCTACCCCATGAATTAACTGGTACGAAAATTCCTTCACTGATTGAAATACGTGGAGAAGTATTTTTTCCATTAGCTGCCTTCAACGAACTCAACGATGGCCTTGAAGAGTCAGGCAAAACTCTTTTCGCAAATCCACGTAACGCCGCTGCAGGATCACTGCGACAGAAGGATCCACGTGTCACGGCTACGCGCCCACTATCCCTCATAGTTCATGGTGTTGGAGCAAGAGATGGAATTGAATTTAAATCTCAAAGTCAGGCATATGCCGTATTGAAGAAACTTGGTTTACCAACTAGCAATCGATTCTCAGTATGTGCGTCCCGAACCGAAGTTGAAAAGTACATTGAGTATTACGGACTTCACCGCCACGATGTCGAACATGAGATTGATGGAGTAGTGATCAAAGTTGATTCAATGGCCGAGCAGTCTCACTTAGGTTTTACATCGCGCGCGCCTAAATGGGCGATTGCATTTAAATATCCTCCTGAAGAGGTCACGACTCGATTACTCGATATAAAAGTGAGCATTGGGCGTACGGGACGGGTTACGCCTTTTGCTTTTATGGAGCCCGTTAAAGTCGCCGGCTCAACAGTTACTAATGCAACTTTGCACAACGCTTCTGAGATTGTGCGCAAGGGAGTTTTAATCGGTGATGTTGTCGTAATTCGCAAAGCCGGCGATGTGATTCCTGAAGTTTTAGCACCAGTAGTTGAGCGACGCACAGGCAGTGAAGTCGCATTTGTAATGCCAACGCACTGTCCGGAGTGCGGATCTGCGCTGCGTGCAATGTCGGAGGGCGATGTAGATATTCGCTGTCCTAACGCACAAAGTTGTCCTGCCCAACTTCGTGAGCGTCTTTATTACATCGGCTCACGCGCAGCCCTTGATATCGATGTTTTAGGATATGAGGCAGCTACGGCTCTACTTGATGCACGAATTATTACCGATGAATCCGATCTCTTTGACGTGGATAAAGAAAAGTTAGCTACATCTGATTTCTTTACTAAAAAAGATGGCGAACTGGGATTAAATGTTGAAAAACTTCTAGCCGCACTTGAAAAAGCAAAGAGCGCTCCCTTATGGCGAATTTTAGTTGCACTCTCAATTCGACACGTGGGGCCAACTGCTGCCCAGGCTCTTGCAACTCACTGCGGTTCAATAGAGAAGATCGCTTCATCAACGGCGGCCGAACTTGCCGAAATCGATGGCGTTGGCACCACAATTGCCGAATCCATCATCGAGTGGTTTGCACTGGATTGGCACCGAGAAATTATTCGCAAGTGGGCAGCAGCTGGGGTACGCGTTAAGGCCGAGACAATTGCGCAAAATCGGCAAACTCTTACAGGTTTAACTTTTGTAGTAACTGGGGGATTAGAGAGTTACACCCGAGATTCAATCGCCGAAACGATCACGGCTCATGGCGGCAAAGCGGCTTCAGCGGTCTCAAAGAAGACCGACTATCTCTTGGTCGGTATCGAGCCCGGTTCTAAGTTAGCTAAGGCTCAAGAATTGGGCGTTCCAATCATTGATGAGATGAGATTTAAAGAATTGCTCGCAGGCTCGTAG